The Setaria italica strain Yugu1 chromosome IX, Setaria_italica_v2.0, whole genome shotgun sequence genome has a window encoding:
- the LOC101762568 gene encoding uncharacterized protein LOC101762568 yields the protein MCSCACARLPHPLFRPTPSPNPQPAFPQGPTPARSRALVARAGAAARDDAHSPPSSFDFLALKRELELEEEEGAVVAVEADEERGAVSEGDGEREAERSAGGTRQRRRRRQMARRSALLAKQVISVSSARSLGFVSQLWVDAASWIVALVEVRPSLLSGEAEKFLFEDICQVGDVVLVEDESVIENEYNLVGLHSLVGYNVVTSRRRNVGKVRGFTFDINSGAMESLELDSFGFSIIPSSLVSTYCLFVEDVLDILSDTIVVHEDAVSRVQRLTQGILGTQNIRGPGGGEMDGYRRSGRRTNSQGGRKIHRKAKDPEDEFELPMDY from the exons ATGTGCTCCTGCGCCTGCGCGCGCCTCCCGCACCCGCTCTTCAGGCCCACCCCGAGCCCAAATCCCCAGCCCGCCTTCCCGCAAGGCCCGACCCCAGCCCGGAGTCGTGCCCTcgtcgcgcgcgcgggcgccgccgcacgGGACGACGCGCATTCGCCGCCGTCCAGCTTCGACTTCCTCGCGCTGAAGCGGGAGCttgagctggaggaggaggagggggcggtggtggctgTCGAGGCGGATGAGGAACGGGGAGCTGTCAGCGAGGGCgatggggagagggaggcggagagGAGTGCGGGAGGtacgaggcagcggcggcggcggaggcagatGGCGAGGCGATCGGCTCTGCTAGCGAAGCAGGTGATCAGCGTGAGCTCGGCCCGGAGCCTTGGGTTCGTATCGCAGCTCTGGGTCGACGCCGCCTCG tggaTTGTTGCACTGGTTGAAGTGAGGCCAAGCTTGCTTTCAGGGGAAGCAGAGAAATTCCTTTTTGAGGACATATGTCAG GTTGGAGATGTGGTGCTTGTTGAGGATGAATCTGTGATCGAGAATGAATATAATCTGGTTGGATTGCACAGCTTG GTGGGCTACAATGTTGTAACTTCCAGGCGGCGCAATGTTGGCAAG GTGCGTGGCTTCACATTCGACATCAATTCAGGTGCTATGGAGTCTCTTGAGCTTGACTCGTTTGGGTTTTCTATCATCCCTTCTAGTCTG GTAAGTACATACTGTTTGTTTGTGGAAGATGTGCTGGATATACTCTCTGATACAATCGTGGTGCACGAAGATGCAGTCTCCCGGGTTCAACGGTTAACACAG GGCATTTTGGGCACTCAAAACATCCGTGGACCTGGCGGTGGTGAGATGGATGGGTACCGTAGGTCTGGGAGAAGAACGAATAGTCAGGGAGGCCGAAAAATCCATAGGAAAGCGAAGGATCCCGAGGATGAATTTGAGCTTCCAATGGACTATTGA